In the genome of Nitrospira japonica, one region contains:
- a CDS encoding NAD+ synthase, translating into MRTFRIAMVQMNPTVGDLGGNVRRILRWLREARKAKPDLVAFPELAVTGYPPEDLLLKPKFVEDNRCALNEVVRAAKDVVAVVGYVGQGDSAGHHPPSSPVVAAGRHDIYNAAALLAGGRLVTTYAKRHLPNYGVFDESRYFTPGRRLPLVTINGTAVAVNICEDIWLPHGPTRRQAAAGAEIIVNINASPFHLGKSRSREQMLATRARDNGVIVTYTNMVGGQDELVFDGHSVVLDHTGDLVARAKGFEEDLLVVDLNVEAVARSRSAGGRAPRTEPPAAMSVERVVLGPKPRKKQSRVVAPVEPLADPLDEVYEALTIGVRDYVKKNGFRHVLIGLSGGIDSALTAAIAVDALGADNVLGLFMPSPYTSRESREDTIELVRRLAIRMKTLSISPTFKTYLRTLDGVFAGAKADTTEENLQARIRGNLLMALSNKFGHLVLTTGNKSEMSVGYATLYGDMAGGFAVIKDVPKTMVYELAHRRNRRGGQPVIPKRIIDRAPTAELRDNQKDEDSLPPYAVLDPILKAYVEDDRSVEEMVDMGFDRRTVLRVVALVDRSEYKRRQAPVGIKITHRGLGKDRRMPVTNGYQGM; encoded by the coding sequence ATGCGCACGTTCCGCATCGCCATGGTGCAGATGAACCCGACGGTCGGCGATTTGGGTGGCAATGTGCGACGTATTCTCCGTTGGCTGCGCGAAGCGCGTAAGGCAAAGCCCGACCTCGTCGCGTTTCCTGAGCTGGCCGTCACCGGATATCCTCCGGAGGATCTTCTGCTGAAGCCGAAGTTCGTCGAGGACAATCGTTGTGCCCTGAACGAGGTTGTGCGCGCCGCGAAGGACGTGGTGGCCGTCGTTGGCTACGTCGGTCAGGGCGACTCCGCCGGTCACCATCCGCCGTCGTCTCCGGTCGTGGCGGCGGGACGGCACGACATCTACAATGCCGCCGCGCTGTTGGCCGGGGGGCGGCTGGTGACGACCTATGCCAAGCGGCATTTGCCAAATTACGGCGTGTTCGACGAGAGCCGGTATTTCACGCCGGGGCGCAGGTTGCCGCTGGTCACGATCAACGGCACCGCCGTCGCGGTCAACATTTGCGAGGATATCTGGCTGCCTCACGGCCCCACGAGACGACAGGCCGCGGCCGGGGCAGAAATCATCGTGAACATCAACGCTTCCCCCTTTCACCTCGGCAAGAGTCGCTCGCGCGAACAGATGCTGGCGACCCGCGCCAGGGATAACGGCGTCATCGTGACCTATACGAACATGGTCGGGGGACAGGACGAATTGGTATTCGACGGCCACAGTGTGGTGCTCGACCATACGGGGGATCTCGTCGCCAGAGCGAAGGGTTTCGAAGAAGATCTGCTGGTCGTGGACCTGAACGTCGAAGCGGTGGCCAGGTCCAGATCCGCCGGAGGCCGGGCGCCGCGCACGGAGCCGCCGGCCGCGATGTCCGTCGAGAGGGTCGTCCTGGGACCCAAGCCCCGGAAGAAACAGTCCAGGGTCGTCGCACCGGTCGAACCCCTTGCCGATCCGTTGGACGAGGTCTACGAAGCATTGACCATCGGGGTGCGCGATTACGTGAAGAAGAACGGATTCAGGCACGTGCTCATCGGACTGAGCGGCGGCATCGATTCCGCGTTGACGGCCGCGATCGCCGTGGATGCCCTGGGAGCGGACAACGTGCTGGGGCTGTTCATGCCGTCTCCGTATACGTCGCGCGAAAGCCGCGAAGACACGATCGAACTGGTCCGGCGGCTGGCCATTCGGATGAAGACACTGTCGATCAGTCCGACGTTCAAGACGTATCTCAGAACGTTGGACGGGGTGTTTGCCGGCGCGAAAGCCGACACGACGGAGGAAAATCTCCAGGCCCGCATCCGTGGAAATCTGTTGATGGCGCTGTCGAATAAGTTCGGCCACTTGGTCCTGACGACGGGCAACAAGAGCGAGATGAGCGTGGGCTATGCCACGTTGTACGGCGACATGGCCGGCGGGTTCGCGGTCATCAAAGATGTCCCTAAAACGATGGTCTACGAGCTGGCGCATCGCAGGAATCGTCGAGGTGGGCAGCCGGTGATTCCCAAGCGGATCATCGACCGCGCGCCGACGGCGGAGTTGAGAGACAATCAGAAAGACGAAGACAGTTTGCCCCCGTATGCCGTCCTGGACCCCATTCTGAAGGCCTACGTGGAGGACGACCGGTCCGTGGAAGAGATGGTGGACATGGGCTTCGATCGCAGGACGGTACTGCGAGTCGTGGCGTTGGTGGACCGCAGCGAATACAAACGCCGCCAGGCGCCGGTCGGCATCAAGATCACGCATCGGGGGCTTGGCAAGGATCGCCGGATGCCGGTGACCAACGGGTATCAGGGGATGTAG
- a CDS encoding P-II family nitrogen regulator: protein MKLVEAIIKPFKLDEVKDALLEIGVQGMTVTEVKGFGRQKGHKETYRGQEYTIEFVPKVKLEVAIQDNQVPRVLETIARAAKTGSIGDGKIFVRDLNAAVRIRTGETGETAL from the coding sequence ATGAAACTAGTTGAAGCGATCATCAAGCCGTTCAAGCTCGACGAGGTGAAAGATGCCCTTCTGGAGATCGGCGTCCAGGGCATGACTGTGACCGAGGTCAAGGGATTCGGGCGGCAGAAGGGACACAAGGAAACCTACCGCGGCCAGGAATACACGATCGAATTCGTGCCCAAGGTCAAATTGGAAGTGGCCATTCAGGACAACCAGGTGCCCCGCGTGCTGGAAACCATCGCACGGGCGGCCAAGACGGGCAGTATCGGAGACGGGAAAATCTTCGTGCGTGATTTGAACGCGGCGGTTCGCATCAGAACCGGCGAGACAGGGGAGACCGCCCTGTAG
- a CDS encoding ammonium transporter yields the protein MKKWRLFMWTVAATLPAWTAVARAEDALGAVPAAGLQSGDIAWMLAASALVTGMIVPGLAFYYGGLVRSKNVISTMVQSFGILCVVSLIWILFGYSLAFAPDRGGVVGGLEWMLLSGVGASPNPMYAPTIPHQAFMLFELLFAAFTPALIAGAFAERIKFGSMLLFAGLWSAVVYAPLAHWLWGGGWLMKLGAVDFAGGAVVHVSAGFSAVACAMAVGKRRGWRTDYMAPHNLPFILLGAGMLWLGWFGFNGGSARGANAVSVNAIVVTHLTAVSAAMSWMVAEWKHRGKPTVLGIASGAIAGLATSTAGAGFVGPLAGVALGIAAGLCSYLAIVWKGKIGYDDTLDVMGTHGVGGILGMLGVGLFAANGHLAVQLVAVVASGAYSFIGSYALLKLVDGAGGLRVTPEEESTGLDLTQHNERAYS from the coding sequence ATGAAGAAATGGAGATTGTTCATGTGGACTGTCGCGGCCACGTTGCCCGCATGGACGGCCGTCGCTCGCGCGGAGGACGCGCTCGGGGCGGTTCCCGCCGCCGGCCTGCAAAGCGGCGACATCGCCTGGATGTTGGCGGCCTCGGCGCTGGTGACCGGCATGATCGTCCCGGGGCTGGCCTTCTATTACGGAGGATTGGTTCGCAGCAAAAACGTCATCAGTACGATGGTCCAATCCTTCGGGATCCTGTGCGTCGTCAGCCTGATCTGGATCCTGTTCGGCTACAGCCTCGCCTTTGCGCCGGATCGGGGAGGGGTCGTCGGAGGGCTCGAATGGATGTTGCTGTCCGGCGTCGGCGCCTCGCCGAATCCCATGTATGCCCCCACGATCCCCCATCAGGCCTTCATGCTGTTCGAGCTGCTCTTTGCGGCGTTCACTCCGGCGCTGATCGCCGGGGCGTTCGCTGAACGGATCAAGTTCGGCTCGATGCTGCTGTTCGCGGGGCTGTGGTCCGCCGTCGTCTATGCGCCGCTGGCCCATTGGCTGTGGGGCGGCGGCTGGCTGATGAAGCTCGGGGCGGTGGACTTCGCCGGTGGAGCGGTGGTTCACGTCAGCGCCGGGTTCAGCGCCGTGGCCTGCGCGATGGCCGTGGGAAAACGGCGGGGCTGGCGGACCGATTACATGGCGCCGCACAACCTTCCGTTCATTCTGCTGGGTGCGGGCATGTTGTGGCTCGGCTGGTTCGGCTTCAACGGCGGCAGCGCGCGGGGAGCCAATGCCGTGTCGGTCAACGCGATCGTCGTGACGCATCTCACGGCCGTCTCCGCCGCCATGTCCTGGATGGTTGCGGAATGGAAACATCGCGGGAAACCGACGGTCCTGGGCATCGCCAGCGGGGCGATCGCCGGCCTGGCGACCTCGACGGCGGGAGCGGGATTCGTGGGGCCGCTGGCGGGCGTGGCGCTCGGGATCGCGGCCGGATTGTGTTCCTACCTGGCAATTGTTTGGAAGGGAAAGATCGGCTATGATGACACGCTTGACGTGATGGGCACGCACGGCGTCGGCGGAATTCTCGGCATGCTCGGCGTCGGGCTGTTCGCCGCCAACGGGCATCTTGCAGTTCAGCTTGTCGCCGTCGTCGCCTCCGGTGCCTATTCCTTCATCGGCAGTTATGCGCTCTTGAAGCTGGTCGACGGAGCCGGCGGCCTTCGTGTGACGCCGGAAGAGGAGTCGACGGGGTTGGATTTGACGCAACACAACGAGCGGGCCTACTCGTGA
- the ureB gene encoding urease subunit beta: MATQKPPASAKTPVGGYVLSDKPIEINAGRPTVKIKVRNTGDRPIQVGSHFHFFEVNRALEFDRKAAFGQRLDIPASTGLRFEPGDEKEVTLVPFGGKQRIHGFNNLVDGWTGAGPTPGYRPNLDKGLERANERGFKSKNKKP; encoded by the coding sequence ATGGCTACGCAAAAACCACCCGCCTCGGCCAAGACGCCTGTCGGCGGCTATGTCCTTTCCGACAAACCGATTGAAATCAACGCGGGACGGCCGACCGTCAAGATCAAGGTGCGCAATACCGGCGACCGCCCCATCCAAGTGGGCTCTCATTTTCATTTCTTCGAGGTCAATCGCGCCCTGGAATTCGACCGGAAAGCGGCATTTGGGCAGCGATTGGACATTCCGGCATCGACAGGTTTGCGTTTTGAGCCGGGCGACGAGAAGGAAGTGACGCTCGTCCCGTTCGGAGGCAAGCAACGGATCCACGGATTCAACAATCTGGTAGACGGCTGGACCGGCGCCGGCCCCACCCCCGGCTACAGGCCGAATCTCGACAAGGGATTGGAGCGCGCCAACGAACGCGGCTTCAAATCGAAGAACAAGAAGCCCTGA
- a CDS encoding urease accessory protein UreF: protein MRVLQFGDSVVPVGAFSFSNGLESAIQLQFVRDLETLRQFVMTATRQSASSDAIALLAAHRAARAHDLRDALRADTALFNRKINEEMRTMSVRMGKKLAELSSHLNRTPLVTNWLGHIERKETPGTYPVCLGLLFAELNLPEHDAFAAHQYGTASMIVSASLRLMKIHHLDAQSILFEVNATAEAEYARVSGATLDDMATFSPSLDVMAAAHVKAHVRMFMN from the coding sequence ATGCGCGTCCTGCAGTTTGGAGACTCGGTCGTGCCGGTCGGGGCGTTTTCTTTTTCAAACGGGCTGGAATCCGCCATTCAACTCCAGTTTGTTCGCGACCTCGAGACCCTGCGCCAATTCGTCATGACCGCCACCCGCCAATCGGCCTCCTCGGATGCCATCGCCTTGTTGGCGGCGCACCGAGCGGCCCGCGCGCATGACCTGCGTGACGCGCTGCGAGCCGACACCGCCCTCTTCAACCGCAAGATCAACGAAGAGATGAGGACCATGAGCGTGCGAATGGGAAAGAAGCTGGCTGAACTGTCGAGCCATCTGAACCGAACGCCGCTCGTGACGAACTGGTTGGGGCACATCGAACGCAAAGAAACACCCGGCACCTATCCGGTCTGTCTCGGGCTTCTGTTCGCCGAACTGAACCTGCCCGAGCACGATGCCTTCGCCGCGCACCAGTACGGGACGGCCAGCATGATCGTGAGCGCGTCATTGCGCTTGATGAAGATTCATCATCTGGACGCGCAATCCATTCTCTTCGAGGTCAACGCGACGGCGGAAGCGGAATACGCGCGCGTCTCGGGGGCCACGCTCGACGACATGGCGACATTTTCACCTTCGCTCGATGTCATGGCGGCGGCGCACGTGAAGGCGCACGTGCGAATGTTCATGAACTAA
- a CDS encoding urea transporter — protein MASTAFQDQFRDHPSFGFLDWVLRGIGQVVFQNNPLSGAVILAGIFYNSWIYGTVCLLGTIISTATALFFKADKGMIKDGLFGFNGALIAIALVAYTSPNFTTGAPPNLYLGLYIVLCAAFTAVIVPAFGAILGPHKVPGLTMPFVLATWFFLGALFSFTTIDVSNALKPTSPSDFTGPRPDYTGITWFHGITMGIAEIFFQDNWVTGIVILIGIAINTRIGAAMALMGSTLAVVTAMFYGAHDEAIRDGLFGYNAALTAMALGGMFLVLNWQSFIYTVIGVLVTARVWASLGVFLEPSGMPVLTSAFVFVTWLMLLAMNGLPGLIPVAPADATTPEDNLRRYRERQRK, from the coding sequence GTGGCATCGACTGCCTTTCAAGACCAGTTTCGAGACCATCCGTCATTCGGGTTCCTTGACTGGGTCTTGCGAGGCATCGGCCAGGTGGTCTTCCAGAACAATCCGCTCTCGGGAGCCGTGATTCTCGCCGGGATTTTCTACAATTCCTGGATCTACGGCACCGTATGCCTGCTCGGAACAATCATCAGCACGGCGACCGCGCTGTTTTTCAAGGCGGACAAAGGCATGATCAAGGACGGGCTCTTCGGATTCAATGGAGCCTTGATCGCCATTGCACTCGTCGCCTACACGAGCCCCAACTTCACGACGGGCGCGCCGCCCAATCTCTATCTCGGGCTTTACATCGTGCTCTGTGCGGCCTTCACGGCCGTGATCGTCCCCGCTTTCGGAGCCATACTCGGTCCCCATAAAGTGCCGGGGCTGACGATGCCGTTCGTGCTGGCCACCTGGTTCTTTCTCGGCGCCTTGTTCTCGTTCACGACGATCGACGTCTCCAATGCGCTCAAGCCGACCTCACCATCGGACTTTACAGGTCCAAGGCCGGACTATACCGGCATCACCTGGTTTCACGGCATCACGATGGGCATCGCCGAAATCTTTTTCCAGGACAACTGGGTGACCGGCATCGTCATTCTGATCGGAATCGCGATCAACACCCGAATCGGCGCCGCCATGGCGCTCATGGGATCGACCTTGGCCGTCGTCACGGCGATGTTCTATGGAGCCCATGACGAGGCCATCCGCGACGGCCTGTTCGGTTATAACGCCGCGCTGACGGCCATGGCGCTCGGCGGCATGTTTCTCGTCTTGAACTGGCAGAGCTTCATCTATACAGTTATCGGCGTCTTGGTCACGGCGCGCGTCTGGGCTTCGCTCGGCGTCTTTTTGGAGCCGTCCGGTATGCCGGTTTTGACCTCCGCCTTTGTCTTCGTGACCTGGCTGATGCTCCTCGCGATGAATGGCCTCCCAGGTTTGATTCCAGTCGCGCCGGCTGATGCCACGACGCCGGAGGACAACCTGCGCAGGTATCGAGAGCGCCAACGAAAGTAA
- the ureG gene encoding urease accessory protein UreG codes for MKKITRIGVGGPVGSGKTAIIEAMTPIFVNMGVKVLIITNDIVTTEDAKHVQRTLKGILLEERIIGVETGACPHTAVREDPSMNLAAVEDMESRFPDSDFVLIESGGDNLTLTFSPALVDFFIYVIDVAAGDKIPRKNGPGISQSDILVINKTDLAPYVGASLQVMDKDSKMMRGEKPFVFTNCKTGEGIMDLVTLIQQNVLFDMTFGKTHT; via the coding sequence ATGAAGAAAATCACACGAATCGGCGTAGGCGGCCCGGTTGGATCCGGAAAGACCGCCATCATCGAAGCCATGACGCCCATCTTCGTCAACATGGGCGTCAAGGTCCTGATCATTACCAATGATATCGTCACGACGGAAGATGCCAAGCACGTCCAGCGCACCCTGAAAGGCATCCTGCTCGAGGAGCGGATTATCGGAGTGGAAACCGGGGCCTGTCCGCATACGGCCGTGCGCGAGGATCCCAGCATGAATCTTGCGGCCGTGGAAGACATGGAATCCCGCTTCCCCGACAGCGATTTCGTGCTCATCGAGAGCGGCGGCGACAATCTCACCCTGACCTTCAGTCCCGCATTGGTCGATTTCTTTATTTATGTGATCGACGTCGCCGCGGGCGACAAGATTCCACGGAAAAACGGCCCCGGCATTTCCCAGTCCGATATTTTGGTCATCAACAAGACCGACCTCGCTCCCTACGTGGGCGCGAGCCTGCAGGTGATGGACAAAGATTCAAAAATGATGCGGGGCGAGAAGCCCTTCGTCTTCACGAATTGCAAGACCGGCGAAGGCATCATGGACCTGGTCACACTCATCCAGCAGAATGTGCTGTTCGACATGACGTTCGGCAAGACGCACACATGA
- the ureE gene encoding urease accessory protein UreE (involved in the assembly of the urease metallocenter; possible nickel donor) — MLVIEAIIGNIHESAWSARLQHATLDWLALDQWEAQKSRLRKLSQNGVDVAISLPRGILLRDGDVLMWEESRQAAIVARVSLKDVMVVELTALQTHASDILIRTCVELGHALGNQHWPAVVKGDRIYVPLTVDQKVMASVMKTHAFRGITYHFVPGSEVIPYLAPHESRRLFGGAEGPVHSHEDGHDHSHDHAHPHGHGHPHDHAH, encoded by the coding sequence ATGCTTGTCATCGAAGCCATCATCGGCAACATTCACGAAAGCGCATGGAGCGCACGCCTGCAGCACGCAACGCTGGACTGGCTGGCGCTCGATCAGTGGGAGGCGCAAAAGAGCCGCCTGCGGAAGCTGAGTCAGAACGGTGTCGACGTGGCCATCTCGTTGCCCCGCGGCATCCTCCTGCGCGACGGCGACGTGCTGATGTGGGAGGAATCGCGACAGGCCGCTATCGTCGCTCGGGTCAGTCTCAAAGACGTGATGGTGGTCGAATTGACCGCGCTGCAGACGCATGCATCGGACATCCTGATTCGCACCTGCGTGGAATTGGGCCATGCCCTGGGCAATCAGCACTGGCCGGCGGTGGTCAAGGGCGATCGCATCTATGTTCCTCTGACGGTTGATCAGAAAGTCATGGCCTCTGTCATGAAGACGCATGCCTTTCGCGGGATCACGTATCACTTTGTTCCCGGATCCGAGGTCATTCCCTATCTCGCCCCCCATGAATCCCGTCGCCTGTTCGGCGGAGCAGAGGGACCGGTTCACTCTCACGAAGACGGGCACGATCATTCGCATGACCATGCTCACCCGCACGGACACGGGCATCCGCACGATCATGCCCATTAA
- a CDS encoding urease subunit gamma codes for MHLTPREMDKLLIYMMAEVALKRKAKGLKLNHPEAVAVITASALDGAREGKSLEQVMKEARSTLTRDDVMEGVAEMIPLVQLEAVFTDGSRLVTVHGPIQ; via the coding sequence ATGCATCTCACGCCCAGAGAAATGGACAAGTTGCTGATCTACATGATGGCCGAGGTCGCTCTGAAGCGGAAAGCGAAAGGCTTGAAGCTGAATCACCCGGAAGCGGTGGCGGTGATTACCGCCTCCGCCCTAGACGGCGCGAGAGAAGGCAAGTCGCTCGAGCAGGTAATGAAGGAAGCCCGGTCAACGTTGACGCGGGATGACGTCATGGAGGGCGTGGCCGAGATGATCCCATTGGTCCAGTTGGAAGCCGTGTTCACGGACGGCAGCCGCCTGGTGACCGTTCACGGGCCGATCCAGTAA
- a CDS encoding urease subunit alpha, whose protein sequence is MSQISRKENASLFGPTVGDKIRLGDTDLYIEIEKDLRVYGDEAIYGGGKTLRDGMGMDNQLTSEGGALDLVITNVTVVDALLGIVKADVGIKDGKIVGVGKAGNPGTMDGVTPGLTVGPATDAITAEHLILTAGGNDGHIHMISPQQVYAALSNGVTTFFGGGIGPTDGTNGTTITSGRWNMEMMLRAVEGLPINFGFLGKGNCSGKAPLVEQVLAGAAGFKIHEDWGTTPSTIRASLSVADDMDVQVCIHTDTLNEGGFVEDTIAAFEGRTIHTYHTEGAGGGHAPDIIKVAGELNVLPSSTNPTLPYGINTMAELFDMIMVCHNLNPKVPSDVAFAESRVRPETIAAENVLHDMGVISMFSSDSQAMGRVGENWLRAMQTADAMKKGLGKLPEDAPNNDNFRVLRYVAKVTINPAITQGISHVVGSITPGKMADLVLWEPAMFGAKPKMVIKGGLINWSIMGDPNASLPTPQPVTYRPMFGAFGRALPETCISFVSRAAYDNGIAEKLDLKRKVMPVYGTRTITKRDMVRNGLTPKIEVNPETFAVKVDGVHATVKPATSISLNQLYFFS, encoded by the coding sequence ATGTCACAGATATCTCGGAAGGAGAACGCGAGTCTGTTCGGACCGACCGTCGGAGACAAGATTCGCCTGGGTGATACCGACCTGTATATCGAGATCGAGAAGGATCTGCGGGTGTATGGTGATGAGGCCATCTACGGCGGCGGCAAGACATTGCGCGACGGGATGGGAATGGACAACCAGCTCACGAGCGAAGGGGGCGCGCTCGACCTGGTGATCACCAACGTGACGGTGGTGGATGCGTTGCTGGGGATCGTCAAGGCCGATGTCGGCATCAAGGACGGCAAGATCGTCGGCGTGGGCAAGGCCGGCAACCCCGGCACCATGGACGGCGTGACGCCCGGACTCACGGTCGGCCCCGCCACCGATGCCATCACCGCCGAGCACTTGATTCTGACCGCGGGCGGGAACGACGGACACATCCATATGATCTCTCCGCAGCAGGTCTATGCCGCATTGAGCAACGGCGTGACCACCTTCTTCGGCGGCGGCATCGGGCCGACCGACGGCACGAACGGCACGACCATCACCTCCGGACGGTGGAACATGGAGATGATGCTTCGGGCGGTCGAGGGGTTGCCGATCAACTTCGGATTTCTCGGCAAGGGCAATTGTTCGGGCAAGGCGCCGCTGGTGGAGCAGGTATTGGCAGGCGCCGCTGGCTTCAAGATCCACGAAGATTGGGGAACCACCCCGTCCACGATTCGAGCCAGCCTCTCGGTCGCCGACGACATGGATGTGCAGGTCTGCATCCACACCGACACCCTCAATGAGGGCGGGTTTGTCGAAGACACCATCGCAGCCTTCGAAGGCCGCACGATCCACACCTATCACACCGAAGGCGCCGGAGGCGGCCACGCGCCCGACATCATCAAGGTGGCGGGCGAACTCAACGTGTTGCCCAGCTCCACGAATCCGACCCTGCCCTACGGAATCAACACGATGGCGGAATTGTTCGACATGATCATGGTCTGCCACAATCTCAATCCCAAGGTGCCGTCGGACGTGGCGTTTGCCGAGAGCCGGGTCAGACCCGAGACGATCGCCGCCGAAAACGTCCTCCACGACATGGGCGTGATCTCCATGTTTTCGAGCGACTCGCAGGCCATGGGCCGCGTGGGTGAGAACTGGCTCCGTGCGATGCAGACGGCGGATGCGATGAAAAAGGGCCTCGGCAAGCTGCCGGAGGATGCTCCGAATAACGACAACTTCCGTGTCTTGCGCTACGTGGCGAAGGTGACGATCAATCCGGCGATCACCCAGGGCATTTCCCACGTCGTGGGCTCGATCACTCCGGGGAAAATGGCCGATCTTGTCCTGTGGGAACCGGCCATGTTCGGCGCCAAACCCAAGATGGTCATCAAAGGCGGCCTGATCAACTGGTCGATCATGGGGGATCCGAACGCGTCCCTGCCGACGCCTCAGCCGGTGACCTACCGTCCGATGTTCGGTGCGTTCGGCAGGGCCCTGCCCGAGACCTGCATCAGCTTCGTCTCGCGGGCCGCCTATGACAACGGGATCGCGGAGAAGCTGGACCTGAAGCGCAAAGTCATGCCGGTCTACGGCACACGCACGATTACGAAGCGTGACATGGTTCGCAACGGACTGACGCCGAAAATCGAGGTGAATCCTGAAACGTTTGCCGTCAAGGTGGACGGGGTCCACGCGACCGTCAAACCGGCAACATCCATCTCCCTGAACCAGCTGTACTTTTTCAGCTGA